From the genome of Cedecea lapagei, one region includes:
- the arcD gene encoding arginine-ornithine antiporter, which translates to MADLTHEGAADTSTSSEKKLGLSALVALVIGSMIGGGVFSLPQNFASVASPGALLIGWAITGAGMLCLAFIYQNLSARCPDLDGGVYSYARAGFGDFIGFQSAWGYWFSAWLGNVSYAVLLFSAMSFFIPVFGDGNNLPSIIGASVVLWLVHALVLRGVREAAYINTILTVVKVIILLVFIVAVLIAFRIGVFTADFWGRMMVVEGSRPEIFDQVKNTMLVTTWVFIGIEGATVVSARAAKRADIGKATVIGLLGALAIYVLVSVLSMGILDQANLAGLKNPSMAGVLENVVGPWGAKFVAGGVILSVAGALLAWTLFAAELPRVAAIDGIFPKIFAKENVRHSPSFSLWITNGLIQIFLILTLFYAAGYQAIFSIATAAILPPYLFSAAYGLKLAWSGERYGPGESRTGGIVLGLIATFYGLWLCYAAGDSMLLSSLLFTPGILVFLWQKKSQGQPMMKSYELAIAIAILALAAWTLSLVISGNLQIA; encoded by the coding sequence ATGGCCGATCTTACCCATGAAGGTGCCGCAGACACCTCAACAAGCAGTGAGAAGAAACTTGGACTTAGCGCGCTGGTTGCGCTGGTCATAGGCTCGATGATTGGCGGCGGCGTCTTCAGCCTGCCGCAAAACTTCGCTTCGGTAGCCTCACCCGGCGCGCTGCTGATTGGCTGGGCGATCACCGGCGCCGGTATGCTTTGCCTGGCCTTTATTTACCAGAATCTTAGCGCCCGCTGCCCGGATCTGGACGGCGGCGTTTACAGCTACGCCCGGGCCGGGTTTGGCGACTTTATCGGCTTCCAGTCCGCCTGGGGCTACTGGTTCTCCGCCTGGCTTGGCAACGTCTCTTATGCGGTGCTGTTGTTCAGCGCCATGAGCTTTTTCATTCCGGTTTTTGGCGACGGGAATAACCTGCCCTCAATTATCGGCGCCTCCGTCGTCCTTTGGCTGGTTCATGCCCTGGTGCTTCGCGGAGTGCGTGAGGCCGCCTATATCAACACCATTCTTACCGTCGTTAAGGTCATTATTCTGCTGGTGTTTATCGTCGCCGTGCTGATTGCCTTCCGGATTGGCGTGTTCACGGCGGATTTCTGGGGCCGCATGATGGTGGTCGAAGGATCGCGTCCGGAAATTTTCGATCAGGTGAAAAACACCATGCTGGTCACCACCTGGGTTTTCATCGGCATTGAAGGGGCCACCGTCGTTTCCGCCCGCGCCGCCAAACGCGCGGATATCGGCAAAGCCACGGTGATTGGCCTCCTGGGCGCGCTGGCGATCTACGTGCTGGTGAGCGTGCTGTCGATGGGCATTCTCGATCAGGCAAACCTGGCCGGGCTGAAAAACCCCTCCATGGCTGGCGTCCTTGAAAACGTGGTCGGGCCGTGGGGGGCGAAGTTCGTGGCCGGTGGAGTCATTTTGTCGGTGGCCGGAGCGCTGCTGGCCTGGACGCTTTTCGCCGCAGAATTACCGCGTGTCGCCGCAATTGACGGTATTTTCCCCAAAATTTTTGCAAAAGAGAATGTCCGCCACTCGCCCTCTTTTTCGCTATGGATCACCAACGGTTTAATCCAGATCTTCCTGATCCTCACCCTGTTCTATGCCGCTGGTTACCAGGCGATTTTCTCCATTGCAACGGCGGCGATTCTACCGCCCTACCTGTTTAGCGCGGCCTACGGCCTCAAGCTTGCCTGGAGCGGAGAGCGGTACGGACCGGGGGAATCCCGAACCGGCGGCATCGTGCTGGGCCTGATTGCAACGTTTTACGGCCTCTGGCTCTGCTACGCAGCCGGCGACTCCATGCTGCTGAGTTCGCTGCTCTTCACGCCGGGTATCCTGGTGTTCCTGTGGCAGAAAAAATCCCAGGGCCAGCCGATGATGAAAAGCTATGAACTGGCGATAGCCATTGCCATTCTGGCGCTGGCTGCATGGACATTGAGCCTGGTGATAAGCGGGAATTTACAGATAGCCTGA